From Halopenitus persicus:
GTGGCAATACCCGTTCTTCATATATGCATCTGTACTACCAATGACACTGATGGTTTACGCTTGGTACGATGAACCGATCAGCACTGATCGATGTCATAAGGAAGAGGCAAACCCGTCGATCGTTGGTTCACGGTTGGAATTGTTTCAAGATATTATGTCGTATCGGCGAGCAAAAATTATGCTGTTGATACGTGGTCTTCCGGGTATCGTGTGGGTTGCATTCCTTACATTCAATTCGATAATTGTGGTACAACTAATGGATGGTACACCGACACAGGCCGGGATTTTAGCTGGTGGAGCTAGTCTAACAATGGCGATAACTGCGAGCCAATCAGGTCGAATGACCTCGTTGTTAGATAGCCGAATAAACCTATTAATTGTTGCAAATATCGCTATGGGTGGGGGGTTCGTAGTACTCTTGTTAAGCTCTTCGTTCATTATTGCGTTGCTTGGGATAGCAGGTACCGGTGCTGGCTTAGGAGTTCTGTACTCGATATATCGAAGTGTCATCACGACCCTTGCACCCGATCCCATCCGTGGGAGTATGGTTAGTATCTCGGAAGCATTCGGGAAGTTTACAGTTACATTTACTCCCATTGTTTTGGGTGCCATTATTTCAGCGCTCTCAACCCAAATTGGACTCCAACTCGCCGTTCAATTGGTTTGTTTAGCAACAGCTGTCACCGTTAGTGTAGCTGGGGTAGTTTGTCTAGTAGTAGTCACTAGGTCACCTACTATACCAAACACATACCAATAATATGAATATCACCAATGGGTTTGTCTTGATGAACTTAATATCAGTAGATTAGCTCTGTTGTGCTTTGTCGAATACGATGATGGCGTAGGGATCGCTGTTTGAGAGCCTGTTCGAGGTTGTAGACTGTGGTGGTCACCACGAGATCCGAAACTATACCACACGCGAGGGTGGACAGCGGAAGCCGAACCGACGCTGGATGGCCGAGACTGCCTTTTCGGCCATCCAGCGCTGGTCGTATAATTCGCTGTCCAACCGTGCGTTGTGTGCGTGATCGTAGTGTGTGAACAGTCGGTGACGCAGCAGGGGTTGGACGCCCTCTAACCGAAGGGCGTCACGAGTGATTGGTCGTCAAAGCCTTTGTCACCGGTCAGACTCTCTATTTTCTCGGTGTTTCGAAGGGCGGCTCGACGGCCAGTTTGCGTGTCGTGAGGCCAGTGTGTCGAGCACTGGGTGCCGAGGGTGGCACACGAGTCGGTATCGCTGAGTGCCGTCGTTTTGAGCGTGCGGATGTAGCGATCAGAGCGGTGCTGATAGTGTCTTGATGCCGTTTCGCCGAAGGAGGTGGCATCTATGGCAGCGTGTGAGCCCGGATCGTAGAGCTGGGAAGACTCCCGAAGGAACCTACGCCACACGGGATATGGGAACCCTCTCAAACAACCGATACAACGTTGAGAGTGCGGGCAATGCTGTCCGTGACAGCTGTATGAGGCCGAACTTGATCCATTTCACTCGCCCAATCGACGATTTCGCCGTACGTCGTATCTATGTGAACCCGCAAAAAGTGCAGCGTCACGTGCTTCCACGCAAGAAATCTGTGGCAAATCGGATCACTCACCTCCTTAGACTGGCGGCACAGCGTCTTTGAGGCAGCGACGAGGCCTGCTTAACGAAGCGGAAGAGTAGGTTTAGTCACATTCGGCTCTTCTGCTTCGCTTCTACCCTCCGAGCGACGCTATTCTGCCGCCTTCTCGGGTTCATCAGATCAAAACTGACGGTTTCCTACTCCATCTCCTTTAGTTGAAGCTCTATTCACCTAATTCAATAATTTGACTAGTGACTGTTCCCAAAACAATTATATTTAACCTCTAAGATTAAGAAATGAGAATATGAGCAGCGAACAGAACCAGGAGTCGATTCGGTGTCTGGTTGCCAAAGCTGGGCTTGATGGACACGACCGTGGGGCGCACGTTATCGCACGAGCGTTCCGTGACGCCGGGTTTGAGGTAATCTACTCTGGATTGCACAAGGCCCCCGAAGAGATCGTCCAGGCGGCGGTCCAGGAGGACGTTAACGTTCTTGGTATTTCCATTCTCTCGGGTGCCCACAGCACGCTTGTTCCGAAGATTTTGAACGGCCTTGAGGAGTACGGCGCTGCGGCGGACACGCTCGTCCTCGTTGGTGGTGTCATCCCTGAGGAGGACCGCGAGGAACTCGAGGCCCAGGGCGTCGCGAATATCTTTGGCCCTGGAACTGCGGTTGAGGAAACGATCGAGTTCGTCCGTGAAAACGCACCCGAGCGATGAGCAACGAGGATTTACTCGAAGCGCTGCTCGCGGGCGAGCACCGTGCGCTCGCGCGAGTCATCTCGAAGATCGAGGATCGCTCACCGGGCCACCGCGAACTCGTCTCCAAGCTGTACGCCCACTCCGGCGAAGCTGACGTCATCGGCATCACCGGTAGTCCTGGAGCCGGCAAGTCGACGCTTGTCGACAAACTCGCCGAAACATACCACGAGCGTGGCCAAACTGTCGGCATCATCGCGATCGATCCCTCATCACCATTTTCCGGCGGAGCAGTACTCGGTGACCGCATTCGGATGGTCTCCACGGTGGGTGATATGGATGTCTTCGTCCGCTCGATGAGCGCTCGTGGCACGCTGGGTGGGCTCTCGACCGCCACTGCGGACGCCGTCAAGGCTATGGATGCCTTCGGCAAGGACAAAATCATTGTCGAGACTGTCGGAGCTGGCCAGAACGAGATCGATGTCGTCCGCACCGCCAACACTGTCGCCGTTCTCGTCCCGCCTAGTTCGGGCGACGTGATCCAGACGCTGAAAGCCGGCATCCTCGAGATTGCCGACGTCTTCGTAGTCAACAAGGCTGACTGCCCCGGCGCGGATCGGACCGTCCAAGAGCTTCGAGAGATGCTTCAGCTGGGCGAGGACGCGGGCCTCGGTGGTGGTGGTAGTAACCGCCACAGTCAGGCTGTGATCGATGCCCACAATGACTGGAGATCTGAGGCGAAAGAGGAGATCGAGTCGGGTTGGTCGACGCCGATCGTCGAGACTGTTGCTATGGATGGTACCGGCATTGAGGAGCTTATTAACGCTCTTGCGGCGCATCGCGAGTACCTTGTCAACTCCGGTGAGCGTGCTGATCACGTCCGTGATCGGTACGCTCAGGAGATTCGGACACTCCTACGCGAAGACGTCCACGGGCTCTTGGAAGATGAACTTGAGCGCGCCGGCAGCGTCCACGATCTTGCCGATGCCGTTCGACGGGGTCAGACTGACCCTTACACAATCACTAGAAAGCTGCTCGATCCGGTCGAGACTTGTCTGGAGGGTTTGGATTCTGACCGTCTCGTTGATGACGGTAGTGGAACCGATTTTAGGCCAAAGTGATCTCTACTGAAGATAATTAATTTCAATAGATATTCAGAGAAATTTGAGTATTCAAACATCTTTACAACTACGTTTTGTACGTTCTTCAAAGAGTGTCAACCATCGCGTAAAGATGGGAACCGAGTAGGAGTACGTTGAGTATTGTACTCTGTTGAACCCACAGAAGACGTCGGAATCAGTTCACTATACGGTCGGTCAGTATCGCTATCGAGAGAGTTCTGAGAAGTGATCTCGATAGAGATATGGGAAGGTAGGCATCTCTGGGTAGTTCGACACGGCATAGCTATGGTAAGGAGCGACATAATCGCTCCTTCAAATATCATAATTCCCGTTCCGTCATCGGATTCAACAGAGCACTGGAAAATACTCGTCCGTATGGCTGTGAAAGTCACCAGAAGGATGTACTTTCGTGCAGATATTTGCTCTCGACAATACTCAGTATCTCACAAATCGTCGCCAGCTGACTCGTTTTGCGTTCATCGATCTATTTACGTGAATCGCTATCATCGAACAGGTAGCGCTATGGACAAGATTCTATCGTCATTAAACCCCGTCAACATTATTTAATTTACTATCCCACATCGTCATAAAATTCTCTGCTCGTCTAAGAGATATGTACTAGACTGCTGATGTTTATTAATTAAGTCCCAAACATAATATAAAATACAATTCGAACCTTCCGAAGAATAGAACGTCTCTATTACTCAATATCGGTTTTAGTTCATACAAAATTACAACAGTACTATTGTAACTCCTTTGTACTCAAAATCCCTTTCCGCTGCTTGTATAGATTAAAAATGGACCAATCTGATCGAGGATGTGGAGGGGAGCCAAGAAAATCACGTTGAGTTACTGTAACTAACGTCAGTCTGCAAGTTGTCGATGGCAAAGTCGGGCTAATTCGACGTCAGAGAGTGCCTCTGGATCACGTGCGGTATCAGCTGCAAAACCCTTTACCTCAGTAATGCTCTAGAATCCATTCAGTAGCATATCTCACTGTCTCAGTCGTTCTACGAGAGACTTCCCGTACTCTAAGGTTGATACCAGTGTCTGAGCTTCTTCTAATGCTATTTATAGCATACTCTGCGAGTCATATTAGAATAATTCAGATAAATAGACAATTTATTTATAATTCGGGATATTCGAATGGTATTCGATCAAATAATCCACTCCCCTTGAGTCAGTACAGTTTTTGAAAAGCTACCTGTGGAGCGTAGTGTTGTGGATCTCTAACCATCAGGACACTCTGATCGCTTTCTCATAAACCGTACTGATGGTCAATCACCGAATGATGTTCTAGCCAGATATCCACTATACTGCTCTGTTGAATCCGATGATGGCACGTGAGTCATCGTTTGAGTGTGTGTGTTCGAGGTTGTAGACGGTAGCGGTTAATACGGGATCCGAAGATCGCCGTACCACGCGCGAGGGTGGATAGCGGGGCCGAATCCAGCGACGCGGTTGGGTAACAAAGCGGAAAGATGTATTTGGATACAATTTGGTACTATCCGTTTCTACCTGCAGAGCAACGCGAAGACGTCGCGTTCAGTGGATTCAAGAGAACAATCTCTAGATCGTAATTCTCCACCTATTCAGCAAGCTTGGCAGCTGTTTCACCCAAGACTATGATTGTCGCGTATCCATCCAGTAGTATATATCACTGTCTCAGCCGTCCTCCGAGAGGATTTCCGACTTTAAGCTTGACAATTTTTAATTGGGCTCAATAATCAGTCGGTATTGCCCCATCATCTTGCAATCTCTCGATCTCTGTCTCGGAATAACCGAGCTCCTTGAGAACTGCTTCAGTATGCTCTCCAAGTAACGGCGGGGGAGTTTCAAACCCAGTCGTTGCCTCTTCAAAATTAAGCGGGTGTTCAATCACATTGATCTCACCGACAGCAGAATGTTCCAGTTGAGTGATCACATTACGAGATTCAACCTGTTCGTTACAAAGCGCCTCTGTAACACTATGGACAGGGCCAACAGGAAGACCACTCTCAGTAGCAAGTGACTTTACCCATTCATCAGTTGGTTTCTCAGAAAATACTTCAGAAAGTTCTCCCTCCAGTGCTTCCATATGTTCAACACGCTTTGCATTAGTTTCAAACCGGGGATCGGAAGCGAGTTCTGGACGTCCAATCGCTTCACAGAGTTCTTCGAACAGCTTTTGATTTCCACAGGCAACTGCTAGATGACCATCCGCGGTTGGATACGTTTGGTAGGGTGCAAGAACTGGGTCTTTTGTGCCCATACGTTGTGGTGTCTCATCGGCAAAGACTTTGCCTGCTTGCTTTGTTAACCATGGGAGAGTCGCATCAAGCATCCCCAATTCTACCTTTTCCCCTTTACCGGTTCGTTCTCGACGAAATAATGCTCCAACAATTCCAAACGCAGCCCACATCGAGGTGATTAGATCAGTTTGAGGGAGCCCCACTTTGACTCCAGCTCCATCTTCCGGACCTGTGACATCAATTATGCCACTCATCCCTTGGATTAGCAAGTCATATCCTGGTCGTGAAGACCAAGGCCCCGAATCGCCAAATGCGGATATCGAACAGTAAATGACATTTTTATTAATTGAGCGGACAGAATCGTAATCAATACCCAGCTTTTCGGTTGTTCCTGGTCGGAAATTCTCGATAATTACATCTGCGCTTTCAAGCAGATCAAAAAGTACGTGAAGCCCTTCATCGGTTTTTAGGTTCAACTCTATACTTCGCTTATCGTAGTTGACTGTCCAGAAGTATGGAGATTCACCCTCTTCAGTGGCAACTCGGCCGGGTCCACTGTAGTCCTCTACAGGGACAAAGGGGGGACCAGAATGACGACTATCATCGCCCACTGTTGGTCGTTCAATCTTTATGACATCTGCACCATGATTTGCAAGCATCATAGTTGCAAACCCCCCTGATACAAATGTCGTTAAATCAAGTACGGTAATGTCTTGCAATGGCTTGTCATCCGCTTCGACCATACTTTCTAAAATCTTCTAATATACATAAATATTTTGTTTGATTTCAACTATTCCTAACTAATATGTAGAGTGTGCTCTGTTGAATCCACAGAATGCGACGGATAGCGTTGCTCTACAGGCAGTAGCGAAGCGGAAGAGTCGAATCTAGTACCTCCTCACGCACGCTGGAGGCTTCGCAGGTATTTATTTGATCGGAGCAATTCCAACTCATTTCCCCGTGAAGTTGGGGTTTCGGTCCTTTTCTTGTGCGAGTACGCCCTCTTGTGCATCACGAGTTCCGAAACAATGTAATTGTAAATGGGTATGATAGTTCTGAAGCGACTCAAAGTCCTGTATTAGTGCTTTGTGAAGCCCTTCTTTTGATGCTTGAATCGTCAAGTTCGGCCCGCCCACTATCTTCTCCGCTAAGTTGAGTACTTCGTCCTTGAGCTCAGATTCTGCAACGACTTCATCAACAAGGCCCAGCTCAAAAGCCTCCTCGGCGTCGATGATATCGCCAGTATAAATAAGACGTTTGGCATCACTCAATCCAATGTAGGTTGGTAACATAAGAAGGCCACCTAGCGGGCTCATAATTCCAACATCAACGAATCCCCATCCATATAAGGCCTCAGTAGAAGAGATACGGAAATCAGACAACAAAGCAATTTCAATTCCGAGCCCCACAGCAGCACCATTGACTGCACTAATTACTGGGACGGAACATTGAAAAAGATCCTTTGCTAGCGGGAGGAACTTTTCACGTTCTACTTCTAATCGTTCGAAGTCTTCCATCTCGATGAAATCACGAACGATCTGAATATCTCCACCTGCAGAGAATCCATCTCCTTCTCCAGTAATCACAATGACTTCAATTTCCGAGTCCCTTTCATACATTTTGAGTGCTTCATGGAATTCGGCAAGCATCTCTTTATTAAATGCATTCAGGGAGTCTGGACGACTTAGGGTTATTTCGCCAATGCTATTCCTCTCACTAAACGTTCCAGTTTTGATATGCTCCATTCTCGGAACCACTTGTTACGTCTTCTTAGAGGTATATAAAAATTATGTAATATAAATAATATTTTAGCGATATCTCTGTGGGCCGCCGAGCTCGACGATCCGATTCCTGCTAGCAGACCACCAGTAGGAACCTGTGTGTCCACACCGATAGACTTCAATTTAATATCGATTGGAAACTAATAACGTATGACTCGGAGGACTCTGTTGAAACCCTCTCGCAGCCTTGCGGTTTCGGATATCAGCTAGTTTCTGTTGCATCCATCGCGAGTGACTTAGTGAACACCTCTACTAAATGCCAGTTATGAAGGATTTTAACAAAGCCGCTCGGAATTATGTCGTGCACGCAGACCGCGAACACGGTGCTGAAAACAGCACGTGAATACCTAGAGAGGCATTCCAAAAGATCAGCTCACACGGTACTTCCGCGCATTCCAGCTTAGGCGAGGATTCTACCACAAACTCAGACGAAATACCCTCAAACACGCTGTC
This genomic window contains:
- a CDS encoding MFS transporter, whose translation is MSLQSYILGDESEIIQERNFQVLLLANTAGPMGFVLVTPILDSLISPFGTSAANIGLMMSAYTAPSIVLIPMIGYLSDRFGRKPFMILGLLLIGFGGVSIAFTTNYSYVLALRFVQGLGSAAIVPIIVTSIGDEYDGSREATGQGIRFTVSGLTQMFIPLIAGVLVGIAWQYPFFIYASVLPMTLMVYAWYDEPISTDRCHKEEANPSIVGSRLELFQDIMSYRRAKIMLLIRGLPGIVWVAFLTFNSIIVVQLMDGTPTQAGILAGGASLTMAITASQSGRMTSLLDSRINLLIVANIAMGGGFVVLLLSSSFIIALLGIAGTGAGLGVLYSIYRSVITTLAPDPIRGSMVSISEAFGKFTVTFTPIVLGAIISALSTQIGLQLAVQLVCLATAVTVSVAGVVCLVVVTRSPTIPNTYQ
- a CDS encoding transposase; its protein translation is MWRRFLRESSQLYDPGSHAAIDATSFGETASRHYQHRSDRYIRTLKTTALSDTDSCATLGTQCSTHWPHDTQTGRRAALRNTEKIESLTGDKGFDDQSLVTPFG
- a CDS encoding cobalamin B12-binding domain-containing protein, with translation MSSEQNQESIRCLVAKAGLDGHDRGAHVIARAFRDAGFEVIYSGLHKAPEEIVQAAVQEDVNVLGISILSGAHSTLVPKILNGLEEYGAAADTLVLVGGVIPEEDREELEAQGVANIFGPGTAVEETIEFVRENAPER
- the meaB gene encoding methylmalonyl Co-A mutase-associated GTPase MeaB; its protein translation is MSNEDLLEALLAGEHRALARVISKIEDRSPGHRELVSKLYAHSGEADVIGITGSPGAGKSTLVDKLAETYHERGQTVGIIAIDPSSPFSGGAVLGDRIRMVSTVGDMDVFVRSMSARGTLGGLSTATADAVKAMDAFGKDKIIVETVGAGQNEIDVVRTANTVAVLVPPSSGDVIQTLKAGILEIADVFVVNKADCPGADRTVQELREMLQLGEDAGLGGGGSNRHSQAVIDAHNDWRSEAKEEIESGWSTPIVETVAMDGTGIEELINALAAHREYLVNSGERADHVRDRYAQEIRTLLREDVHGLLEDELERAGSVHDLADAVRRGQTDPYTITRKLLDPVETCLEGLDSDRLVDDGSGTDFRPK
- a CDS encoding CaiB/BaiF CoA transferase family protein, which gives rise to MVEADDKPLQDITVLDLTTFVSGGFATMMLANHGADVIKIERPTVGDDSRHSGPPFVPVEDYSGPGRVATEEGESPYFWTVNYDKRSIELNLKTDEGLHVLFDLLESADVIIENFRPGTTEKLGIDYDSVRSINKNVIYCSISAFGDSGPWSSRPGYDLLIQGMSGIIDVTGPEDGAGVKVGLPQTDLITSMWAAFGIVGALFRRERTGKGEKVELGMLDATLPWLTKQAGKVFADETPQRMGTKDPVLAPYQTYPTADGHLAVACGNQKLFEELCEAIGRPELASDPRFETNAKRVEHMEALEGELSEVFSEKPTDEWVKSLATESGLPVGPVHSVTEALCNEQVESRNVITQLEHSAVGEINVIEHPLNFEEATTGFETPPPLLGEHTEAVLKELGYSETEIERLQDDGAIPTDY
- a CDS encoding enoyl-CoA hydratase/isomerase family protein — encoded protein: MEHIKTGTFSERNSIGEITLSRPDSLNAFNKEMLAEFHEALKMYERDSEIEVIVITGEGDGFSAGGDIQIVRDFIEMEDFERLEVEREKFLPLAKDLFQCSVPVISAVNGAAVGLGIEIALLSDFRISSTEALYGWGFVDVGIMSPLGGLLMLPTYIGLSDAKRLIYTGDIIDAEEAFELGLVDEVVAESELKDEVLNLAEKIVGGPNLTIQASKEGLHKALIQDFESLQNYHTHLQLHCFGTRDAQEGVLAQEKDRNPNFTGK